A single window of Dermacentor albipictus isolate Rhodes 1998 colony chromosome 1, USDA_Dalb.pri_finalv2, whole genome shotgun sequence DNA harbors:
- the LOC135909430 gene encoding uncharacterized protein: MSNTSLSRHPSQVSVTGSGSSNSRIEVSSVQVNEDEQGGNLTIYGGAPCNIRTTISSEGTNYQIADQAGQVRNINVPNSRPPSGFQGKYEKRVIIENGVETIEEYQNDRLVSRTVNGVPQQI, from the exons ATGTCGAACACTAGCCTCTCCCGCCACCCATCCCAAGTAAGCGTGACGGGATCCGGCAGCTCGAACTCGCGCATAGAAGTGAGCTCGGTGCAAGTGAACGAGGACGAGCAGGGCGGAAACCTGACCATCTACGGTGGAGCCCCATGCAACATCCGGACCACCATCTCGTCAGAAGGCACGAACTACCAGATCGCGGACCAGGCTGGCCAG GTAAGGAACATCAATGTGCCGAATTCACGCCCACCGTCAGGCTTTCAAGGCAAGTACGAGAAGCGAGTGATCATCGAGAACGGCGTTGAGACCATCGAGGAGTACCAGAACGACCGGCTTGTGAGCCGTACCGTCAACGGAGTTCCACAGCAAATCTGA